The proteins below are encoded in one region of Sphingobacterium sp. R2:
- the rpsQ gene encoding 30S ribosomal protein S17: MERNLRKTRIGLVVSNKMDKSIVVSVERKVKHPIYGKFVKKTTKFKAHDETNTCGIGDTVLIMETRPLSKTKNWRLVEIIERAK, from the coding sequence ATGGAAAGAAATTTAAGAAAAACAAGAATCGGCTTAGTAGTTAGCAACAAGATGGACAAATCTATCGTGGTATCTGTAGAGCGTAAAGTGAAACACCCGATTTATGGTAAGTTCGTTAAAAAAACTACTAAATTTAAAGCTCATGACGAAACTAATACCTGCGGTATCGGCGATACGGTATTAATTATGGAAACTCGTCCGCTGAGTAAAACAAAAAACTGGAGATTAGTTGAAATTATAGAAAGAGCTAAATAA
- the rplR gene encoding 50S ribosomal protein L18: MAGQKASRRERIKKGIRKNLAGTSERPRLSVFRSNKGIYAQIIDDNAGKTLVAASSLSKEFAASGNKVEQSKAVGKLVAEKAVAAGINKVVFDRNGYLYHGRIKSLAEGAREGGLDF; encoded by the coding sequence ATGGCAGGACAAAAAGCATCTCGTAGAGAGAGAATCAAAAAAGGAATCAGAAAAAACCTTGCTGGAACGTCTGAACGTCCACGTTTATCGGTTTTTAGAAGTAACAAAGGTATCTATGCACAGATCATTGATGACAATGCAGGTAAAACATTAGTTGCTGCATCTAGCTTATCAAAAGAGTTTGCTGCATCGGGTAACAAAGTGGAACAGTCTAAAGCTGTCGGTAAATTGGTTGCTGAAAAAGCAGTAGCAGCAGGTATTAATAAAGTAGTTTTTGACCGTAATGGGTACTTATACCATGGCCGTATCAAATCTTTGGCTGAAGGTGCTCGCGAAGGCGGTTTAGACTTTTAA
- the rplF gene encoding 50S ribosomal protein L6 has protein sequence MSRIGKAPIAIPAGVTVTISDKNLVSVKGPKGELTQQVDRDITIAQEEGNIVVTRPTDQKKHKALHGLYRSLLANMVHGVTEGYKTTQELVGVGYRASSTGNVLELTLGFSHQIVFVLPKEVKVSTTADKGKNPTITLECADKQLIGQVAAKIRGFRKPEPYKGKGVKFAGEVLRRKAGKSAKK, from the coding sequence ATGTCAAGAATTGGAAAAGCGCCTATCGCTATCCCTGCTGGGGTAACTGTTACTATTTCGGACAAAAACTTAGTTTCAGTAAAAGGTCCTAAAGGCGAATTAACACAACAAGTTGACCGTGACATCACGATTGCTCAAGAAGAAGGCAATATCGTTGTAACACGTCCAACTGATCAAAAGAAACACAAAGCATTACACGGTCTATACCGTTCCCTGTTGGCTAACATGGTTCACGGTGTGACTGAAGGTTACAAAACTACGCAAGAGTTAGTCGGTGTAGGTTACCGTGCTTCAAGTACTGGTAATGTATTAGAGTTAACTTTAGGTTTCTCTCACCAGATTGTTTTTGTATTGCCAAAAGAGGTTAAAGTATCAACTACTGCTGATAAAGGTAAAAACCCTACAATCACTTTAGAGTGCGCCGATAAACAATTGATCGGACAAGTAGCGGCAAAAATCCGTGGCTTCCGTAAACCAGAACCTTACAAAGGAAAAGGTGTGAAGTTTGCAGGTGAAGTATTGAGAAGAAAAGCAGGTAAATCAGCTAAAAAATAA
- the rpmD gene encoding 50S ribosomal protein L30 has translation MAKIKITQIKSVIDRSERQKKTIEALGLKRINHSVEVEATPSIIGMVRKVNHLVAIETI, from the coding sequence ATGGCAAAAATCAAAATCACCCAGATAAAGAGCGTTATCGACAGAAGCGAGCGCCAAAAGAAAACTATTGAGGCATTGGGTTTGAAAAGAATCAACCACTCAGTAGAAGTTGAAGCTACTCCATCAATTATTGGAATGGTACGTAAAGTAAACCATTTAGTAGCTATCGAAACTATTTAA
- the rpmC gene encoding 50S ribosomal protein L29: MKNSEILELSNEDLKARLVEEKTALTKLKFAHAVSAIENPNVIKAARRTIARISTEISARNAAAKNETASEA; the protein is encoded by the coding sequence ATGAAAAATTCAGAAATTTTAGAATTATCTAATGAGGACTTAAAAGCTCGTCTTGTAGAAGAGAAAACAGCCCTTACAAAATTGAAATTTGCACATGCTGTTTCAGCTATTGAGAACCCTAACGTGATCAAAGCAGCACGCAGAACTATTGCTCGTATCAGTACAGAGATCAGTGCACGCAACGCTGCAGCTAAAAATGAAACAGCCTCTGAGGCATAA
- the rplE gene encoding 50S ribosomal protein L5: MTYVPRLKVKYAEEIRKALQEKFQYKSIMQVPKLEKIVVSQGVGAATADKKLIDNAIAELTLITGQQAVATKSKKDISNFKLRKGMPVGARVTLRDNNMFEFLDRLVAVSLPRIRDFRGINDKGFDGRGNYNLGITEQIIFPEINIDKINKIQGMDITFVTSAQNDVEALELLKQFGLPFKNQNTNNNG, encoded by the coding sequence ATGACTTACGTACCAAGATTAAAAGTGAAATATGCGGAGGAAATCCGTAAAGCACTTCAAGAAAAATTTCAGTATAAAAGTATTATGCAGGTTCCTAAACTTGAGAAAATCGTTGTTTCACAAGGCGTAGGAGCTGCAACAGCTGACAAAAAATTAATCGATAACGCTATCGCTGAGTTGACTTTAATTACAGGTCAACAAGCTGTGGCTACAAAATCGAAAAAAGATATTTCAAACTTTAAATTACGTAAAGGTATGCCTGTAGGGGCACGTGTTACTTTACGTGACAACAATATGTTTGAATTCTTGGATCGTTTGGTAGCCGTATCGCTTCCACGTATTCGTGACTTCCGCGGTATCAACGATAAAGGCTTTGACGGACGTGGTAACTACAACTTAGGTATCACTGAACAGATCATTTTCCCTGAGATCAACATTGACAAAATCAATAAGATCCAAGGTATGGACATCACTTTCGTGACTTCTGCTCAAAATGATGTTGAGGCTTTAGAATTGTTGAAACAATTCGGTTTACCATTTAAAAATCAAAATACTAATAACAATGGCTAA
- the rpsC gene encoding 30S ribosomal protein S3 — protein sequence MGQKANPIGSRLGIIKGWDSNWFGGKNYSDKLVEDEKIRKYLSVRIAKGGVAKVVIERTLKRITVTIHTARPGIVIGKGGQEVDKIKEELKKLTKKDVQINIFEIKRPELDAKLVAEGVAKQLEARISFRRAMKTSIASTMRMGAEGIKIMCSGRLGGAEMARTEQYKEGRTPLHTLRADIDYALAEALTTYGKIGIKVWICKGEVYGKRDLSPNIGQASGVKSRGNHEGGGERRDNRNNKGGRGGNNRGGNNRGGSNRGPKKD from the coding sequence ATGGGACAAAAAGCAAATCCAATAGGTAGCAGATTAGGAATCATCAAAGGTTGGGATTCTAACTGGTTCGGAGGTAAAAACTATTCCGATAAATTAGTTGAAGACGAAAAAATCAGAAAATATCTTTCTGTTCGTATCGCAAAAGGTGGTGTAGCTAAAGTTGTTATCGAAAGAACGTTAAAACGTATCACTGTTACAATTCACACTGCTCGTCCAGGTATCGTTATCGGAAAAGGTGGTCAAGAAGTTGACAAGATCAAAGAAGAGTTGAAGAAACTGACTAAAAAGGATGTTCAAATCAATATTTTCGAGATCAAACGCCCTGAGTTAGATGCGAAATTAGTAGCAGAAGGTGTCGCTAAACAATTAGAGGCACGTATTTCATTCCGTCGTGCAATGAAAACTTCAATTGCTTCTACCATGCGTATGGGTGCAGAAGGTATCAAAATCATGTGTTCTGGTCGTTTGGGTGGTGCTGAAATGGCGCGTACTGAACAATACAAAGAAGGAAGAACTCCTTTGCACACATTGCGTGCTGATATCGACTACGCTTTAGCTGAAGCATTGACTACATACGGTAAAATTGGTATCAAAGTTTGGATATGTAAAGGTGAAGTTTACGGTAAACGTGACTTATCTCCAAACATTGGTCAAGCATCTGGTGTAAAATCACGTGGCAACCACGAAGGTGGTGGCGAACGTCGTGACAACCGTAATAACAAAGGTGGTCGCGGTGGAAATAACCGTGGTGGAAACAACCGTGGTGGAAGCAACCGTGGTCCGAAAAAAGATTAA
- the rpsE gene encoding 30S ribosomal protein S5 → MALSNIKRVKSSEIELKDRLVSIQRVAKVTKGGRTFSFSAIVVVGDENGIVGYGLGKAKEVTEAITKGIDDAKKNLVKVPIIKGTVPHAQYGKYSGGSVLIKPAVGGTGVLAGGAMRAVLESAGIKDVLAKSLGSSNPHNVVKATVAALSDMRDAYTVAQHRGVDLNKVFNG, encoded by the coding sequence ATGGCATTAAGCAATATAAAAAGAGTAAAATCAAGCGAAATTGAATTAAAAGATCGCTTAGTAAGTATCCAACGTGTAGCAAAAGTTACTAAAGGTGGTCGTACTTTCAGCTTCTCTGCAATTGTTGTAGTAGGTGATGAAAACGGCATTGTTGGTTATGGTTTAGGTAAAGCTAAAGAAGTAACTGAAGCAATCACCAAAGGTATCGATGACGCAAAGAAAAACTTGGTAAAAGTTCCTATTATCAAAGGTACTGTTCCTCACGCACAATATGGTAAATATTCTGGTGGTTCAGTGTTGATCAAACCAGCAGTAGGTGGTACAGGAGTTTTAGCTGGTGGTGCAATGCGTGCAGTATTGGAGTCTGCTGGTATCAAAGATGTATTGGCTAAATCATTAGGTTCTTCTAACCCACACAACGTGGTAAAAGCAACTGTAGCAGCTTTATCAGATATGCGTGATGCATATACAGTAGCACAACACCGCGGTGTCGATTTGAACAAAGTATTTAACGGTTAA
- the rplX gene encoding 50S ribosomal protein L24, whose protein sequence is MKIKKGDLVKVIAGNSKGVQGKVLTVLVDKNRAIVEGANIVKKHTKPSAANPNGGIIEKEAGIHISNLAVIDPKTGATTRVGRKLNADGKLVRYAKKSGEEIK, encoded by the coding sequence ATCAAAATTAAAAAAGGTGATTTAGTGAAAGTTATCGCTGGTAACTCTAAAGGTGTTCAAGGAAAAGTATTAACTGTTTTAGTGGATAAAAATAGAGCTATCGTTGAGGGCGCTAACATCGTAAAAAAACACACTAAACCAAGTGCAGCTAATCCTAATGGTGGTATCATTGAGAAAGAAGCTGGTATTCACATCTCTAATTTAGCTGTTATCGATCCTAAAACAGGTGCAACTACACGTGTAGGTCGTAAGTTAAATGCAGATGGTAAATTAGTTCGTTACGCTAAAAAATCAGGGGAGGAAATTAAATAA
- the rplN gene encoding 50S ribosomal protein L14 translates to MVQQESRLNVADNSGAKQVLVIRVLGGTRKRYASIGDKIVVSVKSAMPSGNVKKGSVSKAVVVRTKKEIRRKDGSYIRFDDNAAVLLNNNDEPRGTRIFGPVARELREKQFMKIVSLAPEVL, encoded by the coding sequence ATGGTACAACAAGAATCAAGACTTAATGTAGCTGACAATAGCGGTGCTAAACAAGTTTTAGTAATCCGTGTATTGGGCGGTACGCGCAAGCGTTATGCATCAATCGGAGATAAGATTGTTGTATCGGTGAAAAGCGCTATGCCTTCAGGAAACGTGAAAAAAGGTTCCGTTTCTAAAGCAGTAGTCGTTAGAACGAAAAAGGAAATCCGTCGTAAAGATGGTTCATATATCCGTTTCGATGACAACGCCGCTGTATTATTAAATAATAATGATGAACCACGTGGTACACGTATCTTTGGCCCTGTGGCTAGAGAGTTGCGTGAGAAACAGTTCATGAAAATTGTATCATTAGCACCGGAGGTTTTATAA
- the rpsS gene encoding 30S ribosomal protein S19, with protein sequence MARSIKKGPYIDHNLERKVLSMNETNKKSVIKTWSRRSMISPDFVGHTFAVHNGNKFIPVYVTENMVGHKLGEFAPTRTFRGHAEKKK encoded by the coding sequence ATGGCTCGTTCAATTAAAAAAGGTCCTTATATCGATCACAACTTAGAAAGAAAAGTTCTTTCTATGAATGAAACTAACAAAAAGTCAGTTATCAAAACATGGTCTCGTAGATCAATGATTTCCCCTGATTTTGTTGGCCATACCTTCGCAGTGCACAACGGGAATAAATTTATCCCTGTTTATGTAACAGAGAATATGGTAGGTCACAAGCTTGGTGAATTCGCTCCTACGCGTACATTCAGAGGCCACGCAGAAAAGAAAAAATAA
- the rplP gene encoding 50S ribosomal protein L16, which yields MLQPKRTKFRKMQKGRMKGNASRGAELAFGSFGIKTMEQAWITSRQIEAARIAVTRYMKREGQVWIRIFPDKPVTKKPAEVRMGKGKGAPEYWVAVVRPGRMLFEAEGVPLEIAKEALRLAAQKLPVQTKFVIRRDYVEA from the coding sequence ATGTTACAGCCAAAAAGAACGAAGTTCAGAAAGATGCAGAAAGGCCGCATGAAAGGTAACGCTTCTCGTGGAGCGGAGTTAGCTTTCGGTTCTTTCGGTATCAAAACAATGGAGCAAGCATGGATCACTAGTCGTCAAATCGAGGCAGCTCGTATTGCGGTTACACGTTATATGAAACGTGAAGGTCAAGTTTGGATTCGTATTTTCCCTGACAAACCGGTTACGAAAAAACCTGCAGAGGTACGTATGGGTAAAGGTAAGGGTGCTCCAGAATACTGGGTAGCAGTAGTACGCCCAGGCCGTATGTTATTTGAAGCAGAAGGTGTGCCTTTGGAAATTGCCAAAGAAGCTTTACGCCTTGCCGCTCAAAAACTTCCGGTTCAAACTAAGTTTGTGATTCGTAGAGACTACGTTGAAGCATAA
- the rplO gene encoding 50S ribosomal protein L15, with amino-acid sequence MNLSNLKPAKGAVKSSKRIGRGTGSGRGGTSTRGHKGAGSRSGHSTKIGFEGGQMPLQRRVPKFGFKNINRVEYNGVNLDTLQTLIEKYNLTAVDFDTLKTHGLVSKNDKVKILGRGELKAKVEVTAHAFTASAQKAIEAAGGSIVKI; translated from the coding sequence ATGAACTTAAGTAATTTAAAACCTGCAAAAGGTGCAGTAAAAAGTAGCAAACGTATTGGCCGTGGTACTGGTTCTGGTCGTGGTGGTACTTCAACGCGTGGTCACAAAGGTGCTGGTTCTCGTTCAGGTCACTCTACGAAAATCGGTTTCGAAGGTGGTCAAATGCCTTTGCAACGTCGTGTGCCTAAATTTGGTTTCAAAAACATCAACCGCGTAGAGTATAATGGCGTAAACTTGGATACTTTGCAAACGTTGATCGAGAAATACAATCTAACAGCTGTAGATTTCGATACGTTGAAAACTCATGGTTTAGTGTCTAAAAATGACAAAGTTAAAATCTTGGGTCGCGGTGAGTTGAAAGCTAAAGTTGAAGTAACTGCGCACGCGTTTACTGCTTCTGCTCAAAAAGCTATTGAAGCTGCAGGCGGTTCTATCGTTAAAATTTAA
- the rpsN gene encoding 30S ribosomal protein S14, protein MAKEGLKAREVKRAKLVAKYAAKRAELKAAGDYVALDKLPKNASPVRLHNRCKLTGRPKGYMRQFGISRVTFREMALDGKIPGVKKASW, encoded by the coding sequence ATGGCTAAAGAAGGATTAAAAGCACGCGAAGTAAAACGCGCTAAATTGGTAGCTAAATATGCAGCAAAACGTGCAGAATTAAAAGCTGCTGGCGATTACGTTGCATTAGATAAATTACCTAAAAATGCTTCTCCAGTACGTTTACACAATCGTTGTAAATTGACTGGCCGTCCTAAAGGATATATGCGTCAATTCGGTATCTCTCGTGTAACATTCCGTGAGATGGCTTTGGATGGCAAAATCCCAGGGGTGAAAAAAGCTTCTTGGTAA
- the rplV gene encoding 50S ribosomal protein L22, which produces MEATKKLKKSVLIRQRKEQEKAQQGGASDAKLLNCPTSPRKMRLVVDLIRGQRVENALYILKHSSKEAAARVEKLLLSAIKNWEAKNEGKSVEESELIVKEVSVGGGRQLKRLRPAPQGRGYRVRKRSNHVTLVVDSKLNVEQN; this is translated from the coding sequence ATGGAAGCAACAAAAAAACTTAAAAAGTCTGTCTTAATTAGACAACGCAAAGAGCAAGAGAAAGCTCAACAAGGAGGAGCTTCGGATGCCAAATTATTGAACTGCCCGACTTCGCCTCGTAAGATGCGCTTAGTGGTAGATCTAATTCGTGGTCAACGTGTTGAAAATGCATTATACATTTTAAAACACTCAAGTAAAGAAGCTGCTGCTCGTGTAGAAAAATTATTATTATCTGCAATCAAAAACTGGGAAGCCAAAAACGAAGGTAAATCAGTGGAAGAAAGCGAACTAATTGTAAAAGAAGTATCAGTAGGTGGTGGTCGTCAATTGAAAAGATTACGTCCGGCTCCTCAAGGTCGCGGATACAGAGTTCGTAAACGTTCAAATCACGTTACGTTGGTAGTTGATAGCAAATTAAACGTTGAACAAAACTAA
- the rpsH gene encoding 30S ribosomal protein S8, whose product MMTTDPIADYLTRVRNAIKANHRVVEIPASNLKKEITKVLFDKGYIANYKFDENGVQGTIKIALKYNPISKIPAIRTLTRVSKPGLRKYASVDTMPRVLNGLGIAILSTSKGVMTDKEARLQNVGGEVLCYVY is encoded by the coding sequence ATAATGACTACAGATCCAATTGCGGATTACCTTACACGAGTAAGGAATGCCATCAAGGCCAACCACAGGGTTGTTGAAATTCCTGCATCGAACCTAAAAAAAGAAATCACAAAAGTTCTTTTTGATAAAGGTTACATTGCTAATTACAAATTCGATGAGAATGGCGTACAGGGTACGATCAAAATCGCATTGAAATATAACCCAATTAGCAAAATTCCGGCTATTCGTACGTTGACACGTGTGAGTAAACCTGGTTTAAGAAAGTATGCAAGCGTTGATACTATGCCCCGTGTTTTGAATGGTTTAGGTATTGCTATCTTGTCAACATCTAAAGGTGTAATGACAGATAAAGAAGCTAGACTTCAAAATGTTGGTGGTGAAGTTTTATGTTACGTTTATTAA